CGTTGGGTGCGGGAGTAGGATTTGAACCTACGACCTTCAGGTTATGAGCCTGACGAGCTACCGGGCTGCTCCATCCCGCGGCAAGCGGTCTTTCGGGAAGGAAGAATGTGTTCGAGAGTGGCCGCTCCAGTCGGCTTAGGGGCCGTTAGGGCAGGCATGGTGCAATCGTCCTGTCCGCCTGGTAGACCCGGCGGCGACCTACTCTCCCGCGCCTTGAGACGAAGTACCATTGGCTCTGGAGGGCTTAACGACCGAGTTCGGAATGGGATCGGGTGGGGAACCTCCGACATAGCCACCAGGTCAACCAGGGGGACAGAAGGATTGCACATTCAAGCTCAGCTAGCGCTATCGCGCTATTTTGAACAAGAATGGAAGAAGACATTGTCGTGACGATCATCGGGTCAAGGATGATCATCGAATGAGTTTTGCTGAGAAACGATCAAACCGATCGGATTATTAGTACCAGTAAGCTTCACGCGTCGCCGCGCTTCCACACCTGGCCTATCAACGTGGTAGTCTTCCACGATCCTCAGCGAAGCCTTGTTTTGAGGTTAGTTTCCCGCTTAGATGCTTTCAGCGGTTATCTATTCCATACTTAGCTACCCTGCTGCACAGCTGGCGCCATGACAGGTACACCAGAGGTATGTCCATCCCGGTCCTCTCGTACTAGGGACAGATCCTCTCAAGCTTCGAACACCCACGGCAGATAGGGACCAAACTGTCTCACGACGTTCTGAACCCAGCTCACGTACCACTTTAAATGGCGAACAGCCATACCCTTGGGACCTGCTCCAGCCCCAGGATGTGATGAGCCGACATCGAGGTGCCAAACTTTGCCGTCGATATGGACTCTTGGGCAAAATCAGCCTGTTATCCCTAGAGTACCTTTTATCCGTTGAGCGATGGCCCTTCCACTCGGGACCACCGGATCACTATGGCCGACTTTCGTCTCTGCTCGACTTGTCAGTCTCGCAGTCAGGCGAGCTTATGCCATTGCACTCGACGAGCGATTTCCGACCGCTCTGAGCTCACCATCGCGCGCCTCCGTTACACTTTGGGAGGCGACCGCCCCAGTCAAACTACCCACCACGCCATGTCCCGGGACCGGATAACGGCCCTCGGTTAGACGTCAACGACAGTAAGGGTGGTATTTCAAGGACGACTCCACCAGAGCTGGCGCCCCGGTTTCATAGTCTCCCACCTATCCTACACATACGGTCGCTAACGCCAAGGCGAAGCTATAGTAAAGGTTCATAGGGTCTTTCCGTCTGACCGCGGGAACCCCGCATCTTCACGGGGAATTCAATTTCACTGAGCCTGTGCTGGAGACAGTGGGGAAGTCGTTACGCCATTCGTGCAGGTCGGAACTTACCCGACAAGGAATTTCGCTACCTTAGGACCGTTATAGTTACGGCCGCCGTTTACCTGGGCTTCAGTTCGGAGCTTTCACTCCTCCCTTTAACCTTCAGGCACCGGGCAGGCGTCAGACCCTATACGTCGCATTGCTGCTTCGCAGAGCCCTGTGTTTTTGCTAAACAGTCGCTACCCCCTGGCTTGTGCCACTCATTCCTGCTTGCGCAAGGTGAGTCACGCTTATTCCGAAGTTACGCGTGCAATTTGCCGAGTTCCTTCAGCACAGTTCTCTCAAACGCCTTGGTATGCTCTACCTGACCACCTGTGTCGGTTTCGGGTACGGTCTCTGCTGGAGTTATTTCCTGGGACAACGCCCCCGCACACACAATCCAATAAGTGGGTACGAGTTAAGCCATCCGTCACTTCCAGCTGGTGCAGGAATATTTACCTGCTTCCCATCGACTACGCTTTTCAGCCTCGCCTTAGGGGCCGACTAACCCTGCGCAGATTAGCTTTACGCAGGAACCCTTGGTCTTTCGGCGAGAGTGTCTCTCACACTCTTATCGTTACTCATGTCAGCATTCTCACTTCCGATACCTCCAGCCAGGCTCACGCCTGACCTTCACCGGCCTACGGAACGCTCCGCTACCGCATGCACAAAGTGCACACCCATATCTTCGGCGACTGGCTTGAGCCCCGTTACATTTTCCGCGCAGGATCGCTTGATCAGTGAGCTGTTACGCTTTCTTTAAAGGATGGCTGCTTCTAAGCCAACCTCCTGATTGTCAAAGCAATCCCACATCGTTTCCCACTTAGCCAGTACTTGGGGGCCTTAGATGATGGTTAGGGTTGTTTCCCTTTTCACGACGGACGTTAGCACCCGCCGTGTGTCTGCCCGATAGTTCTCTTGGGTATTCGGAGTTTGGTTAGTATTGGTACCGCTCGCGCAGCCCGCAACCATCCAGTGCTCTACCCCCCAAGGAATTCGTCGGACGCTCTACCTAAATAGATTTCGCGGAGAACCAGCTATGTCCAGGTTTGATTGGCCTTTCACCCCTATCCACAAGTCATCCCAGAATTTTTCAACATTCACGGGTTCGGTCCTCCAGTTAGTGTTACCTAACCTTCAACCTGCTCATGGATAGATCACCTGGTTTCGGGTCGTCATACGTCGAACTTAGCGCCCTATTCAGACTCGCTTTCGCTGCGCCTACACCTAACGGCTTAAGCTTGCTCGACACATGAAGTCGCTGACCCATTATACAAAAGGTACGCCGTCACCGCGCTTGGCGGCTCCGACTGCTTGTAGGCTTCCGATTTCAGGATCTGTTTCACTCCCCTTGTCGGGGTGCTTTTCACCTTTCCCTCACGGTACTTGTTCACTATCGGTCGTAGAGGAGTACTTAGGCTTGGAGGGTGGTCCCCCCATGTTCAGACAGGATTTCACGTGTCCCGCCCTACTCGAGTCTCTTGCTATTTGATGACTACGGGGCTTTCACCCACTATGGCCGACCTTTCCAGATCGTTCGTCTTTATTTCACAAGAGCACTGGCCTGGTCCCGGTTCGCTCGCCACTACTACGGGAGTCTCGGTTGATGTCCTTTCCTCCGGGTACTGAGATGTTTCAGTTCCCCGGGTTCGCTTAATGAAGCCTATGTATTCAGCTCATTATACCTTTCAACAATCCGCCAATCTCAACCCCGAAGAGCAGAGTTGGAAGACTGTAAAGGTGGGTTTCCCCATTCGGAAATAACCGGATCAAAGGGTGCTAGCGCCTCCCCGGTTCTTATCGCAGCTTGCCACGTCCTTCATCGCCTCTCTACGCCAAGGCATCCGTCAGAAGCCCTTCAACGTTTGATCGTTTCTCAGCAAAACTCATGCCTGGTTTATTCCGCCCGACTGGAAAGTCGCCGGGGGACCAAGCCTGATTTTTGTCAGACAATGTCTTCTTCTCGAACACGACCTAAAAGCTCAGGGGAGCCGGCCATATTCTTCCTTCACGATTTCAATGCCAGTCGGCGAGCGCCGACGGGCAATTCCTGATGCGATCTGCGAGCTTTGGCGGGGTGCGCCTCCGCTTTCAAAGCGGAGCCTCGGGTCAAATCCTGGGCCGCGGGTGCGGCCTGGTGGAGCCAGACGGAGTCGAACCGACGACATCCTGCTTGCAAAGCAGGCGCTCTACCAACTGAGCTATGGCCCCATTCCGAGGAACGGTGCGAAGCCCAGGAGAGCTGTCGGCGATGCCGTCTTGAGGCTGAGAACCCCCAGCGAACCAGAAGTCCTGGTAGGCCCGGGCAGACTCGAACTGCCGACCTTACGCTTATCAGGCGTACGCTCTAACCACCTGAGCTACGGGCCTATGGCAGCGACAGCCAGGTCGAAAGACCCAGGCTCGCGATCGCGTCACCAACTCAACGACCCGAATGGTCGAAGCGTCGATGACGAAAGTGGAAAGAGAAACGGAGACGGCGGCGTTCCGCCGTTTATTGGAGCCTCAATAGACAGTCTCGTGAGAGACGGCCTGGAGAAGCATCCTTAGAAAGGAGGTGATCCAGCCGCAGGTTCCCCTACGGCTACCTTGTTACGACTTCACCCCAGTCGCTGACCCTACCGTGGTCGCCTGCCTCCTTGCGGTCAGCGCAGCGCCTTCGGGTAGAACCAACTCCCATGGTGTGACGGGCGGTGTGTACAAGGCCCGGGAACGTATTCACCGCGGCATGCTGATCCGCGATTACTAGCGATTCCAACTTCATGCCCTCGAGTTGCAGAGGACAATCCGAACTGAGACGACTTTTAAGGATTAACCCTCTGTAGTCGCCATTGTAGCACGTGTGTAGCCCACCCTGTAAGGGCCATGAGGACTTGACGTCATCCCCACCTTCCTCCGGCTTAGCACCGGCAGTCCCATTAGAGTTCCCAACTAAATGATGGCAACTAATGGCGAGGGTTGCGCTCGTTGCGGGACTTAACCCAACATCTCACGACACGAGCTGACGACAGCCATGCAGCACCTGTGTCCTAGTCCCCGAAGGGAAAGCCACGTCTCCGTGGCGGTCCAGGCATGTCAAAAGGTGGTAAGGTTCTGCGCGTTGCTTCGAATTAAACCACATGCTCCACCGCTTGTGCGGGCCCCCGTCAATTCCTTTGAGTTTTAATCTTGCGACCGTACTCCCCAGGCGGATTGCTTAATGCGTTAGCTGCGTCACCGAAATGCATGCATCCCGACAACTAGCAATCATCGTTTACGGCGTGGACTACCAGGGTATCTAATCCTGTTTGCTCCCCACGCTTTCGAGCCTCAGCGTCAGTAATGAGCCAGTGTGTCGCCTTCGCCACTGGTGTTCTTCCGAATATCTACGAATTTCACCTCTACACTCGGAGTTCCACACACCTCTCTCATACTCAAGACACCCAGTATCAAAGGCAATTCCGAGGTTGAGCCCCGGGATTTCACCCCTGACTTAAATGTCCGCCTACGCTCCCTTTACGCCCAGTAATTCCGAGCAACGCTAGCCCCCTTCGTATTACCGCGGCTGCTGGCACGAAGTTAGCCGGGGCTTCTTCTCCGGGTACCGTCATTATCGTCCCCGGTGAAAGAATTTTACAATCCTAAGACCTTCATCATTCACGCGGCATGGCTGCGTCAGGCTTTCGCCCATTGCGCAAGATTCCCCACTGCTGCCTCCCGTAGGAGTTTGGGCCGTGTCTCAGTCCCAATGTGGCTGATCATCCTCTCAGACCAGCTACTGATCGTCGCCTTGGTGAGCCTTTACCTCACCAACTAGCTAATCAGACGCGGGCCGCTCTAAAGGCGATAAATCTTTCCCCCGAAGGGCACATTCGGTATTAGCACAAGTTTCCCTGAGTTATTCCGAACCTAAAGGCACGTTCCCACGTGTTACTCACCCGTCCGCCACTAACTCCGAAGAGTTCGTTCGACTTGCATGTGTTAGGCCTGCCGCCAGCGTTCGCTCTGAGCCAGGATCAAACTCTCAGGTTGAGTTGACTTCTGACCTAAGCTTAAGATCACCGAAGTGACCTTGGCATTAGTTCTACGTATTTTATTGACGAGTTCCCACGTCATCGATCCGAAGACCGACGCATGGTATCTTTTCAAAAAGACCGCAGATAGTCAGTGTCGTATGATGACCTCGAAGGGTCATCGCAAGAACACCGCCGCCTGCGTTTCTCTTTCCATATCAACAATGTCAAAGACCAGAACCGCCTCAGCGGCCCGACTTGTTTAGCGCCGTGTCGTCGGCGGAGGCGGCGATTTAGGGACCGCCGAACCTCTTGTCAACCGCTCTTTTCAGAGATTTCGCAAACCCGAAGAGCGAACCCTTCAAACCGCAAAAAACCACCGGAGAAAACCAAGAGGCTTGCCCCTTCACCAAACCGGCGATTCGATTGAAGCGCGGAGACTAATCAAACCAACCCAGGAAAGCAAGAAGTTTCTCAACCTCTCACCCCCAACAAAACCCCGGAAATCCAGTCTCCAAGGCCCCGCAGGCCAGCCCGTCTCCGAGCGAGGCAGCCCTATACGGGCCACCACTTTCCGCAGCAAGGGGAATCTGGAGATTCTCGAAAAAACTGGCAACACAACGGTCGTCAAACCGTCACACGCCAGCCGCCACGCTTCGGTTTCAGCTGGCGATATAAGAGCGCAGGCTGTCGGCTTCCTGGGCGTGTTCGGCGATCTGGCATTTCACAACGTCGCCGATGGAGATAACGCCCACCAGCCGTTCGGCCTCCAGCACCGGCAGGTGACGAACGCGCCGGTCTGTCATCCGGCTCATCAGGGCGGACATTTCTTCCTTAGGCTCAGCGAAGATCACCTTGGCCGTCATATATTCGGCGACCGGCCGATCCAAAGCCGCCGCCCCCTCCGCCGCCAAGGCACGTACGACGTCGCGTTCGGAGAAGACGCCCGCGACACGGTCGCCGTCGCAGACGACCAGGGCGCCGACCCGTCTCTGTTCCAACGCCGCGCAGGCTTCGCCCACGGTCCGCTCCGGCGCGATGGAGAAGACGGCGTTTCCCTTGGTCTTGAGGATTTCGGCGACGAACATCGCGACTCCTTCTCTCGCTATAAGAGAGGCGACCGCAGGGCCGGGATGGCGACAGGGCCGCATCAGGGCGCGATGATCGCTCAACCTGACCGGCGAGGCAAACCGGCGTCAGTTTTTTTCGGGCGCGCGCTCCACCCGTCGGCCGAAAGCGCGCGCCAGAGGTCCTATGGCCAGGATGCCGACGACGAAGCCGACCGCATGAGCCTCCCAGGCGATGCCCGCCCCATCCGCGCCGGGCGCAAAACCGATCAGGCCGGTCAGGGCGTTGACGCCCATCCACGCCAGCGAGGCCGTGACCACCCTTCTATCGGTCAGCGCCAGCACACCGCCGCCGCGCGGAACGCCCATCAGCCGCGTCGCCGCACCGATCAGGCCGAACACCGCCCCCGACGCCCCGACCATCGGTGCGTCGGATCCCCAATGGATCAGCCCATAGCCCAGCGTCGCCAGCGCCCCGCACGAAACATAGAAGAGCAGAAACACCATCGGTCCCGCCCGATTTCCCAACAGTCGGGCGACCGGCGCGCCGAAGGCCAGGGCGCCGATCGCATTCATCCAGGCGTGAGCCCAGCCGCCGTGCAGCAACATGGCGGTCAGCAATCCGCTCCACCGTCCCCGCTCCAGATCGGCGGGGGCGAAGGCCATGCTCATGCCCATGTCGGGCAGGTCGCGCTGAAAGACATAGAGCACGGGGATCGAGGCGGCGATCAGCAGCGCGACCAACGGCACGTTGAACATCGGCTCGCGCGGCGGTTTAGCAGGTTGGGTGGCTTGGAATCGACCGGGCGATGACATCCGTCACAGATGCGCAGGGCCGACGAGGACATCAAGCGCTTCTTAATAACCTTAATGCAAGGGTGCGCTGCGGGTCGCCGAACAGGGATCCGCCATTTGTCTGCGCGAGGAATCGATCAGTGCCCGTCAAGAGGCTGTTTCTAGTCACCGCCGCCACGGCCCTCGCCGGCTTGGTCAGCATTCCCGCCGTCGCGCAGTCGACCGGCTCGGGCGGCGCGTCTCGTTTCCAACAAGGCTATGGCGGCGCGCGATCGGCGACCGCTGCGGCCACGACAGGCTACACCCGTGACGCCAACGGCAATCGCCTGATCGTCAACGGCATCATTCAGTCCGGCGCTTCGTCCTATTCCAGCCAGTCGGGCGGTGTCGCCTCGGCCTACGCCGGCGCGGGGTCGTCCAACCACGGCGGCACGGCCATCGGCGGATCGACCGCCATCGGCAACCAGCTGAACGTGGTGGTGCAGGGCAACCGCAACACCGTAATCGTCAATTCGAACCAGACCAACACCGGCGCGGTCAACGCCGGCACGGCCCTGAACGGGAACATCAACCTGCCATGAGCCGTCGTCATCTGATCAAGGCAGGGGCCGCAGCCTCTGCCGTCGCCCTGCTGCTGGCCGGCTGCGTCAGTCCGGTCGCGGGCCCGTCGGGCCAGTACGCCACCCCCATCGGCAATGCGCCGGTGACGGCCAATCCGACGCCCTATTCCGCTGCGTTGTATTGCCTGGCCGACTACGCCCGCCGCTACAATCTGCCTTCGCCGCGCATGGCCGTCGGCCGGATCAGCGACTACACCGGGACCGTCTCTTCGGACGGCGGACGCCAGATCACCGGCGGCGCCTCCCTGATGGCCAATTCGGCCTTGGCCAAGGCCGGCGCGCGGATCGTCGAACGTTACGACACCTCGGTTTCCGAGCTTGAGCTGCGCTACGCCAACAATAAGCTGATCGGCGACAATGCGCCTGACGCTCAGGGGCCCGAAGACACCCAGTACCGCCGTATCCTGGCGGGCCAGGTGCCCGGCTCCGACTTCTATGTCGTGGGCGGCATCACTGAAGTGAACTACAATATCCGTTCCGGCGGCATCGATATCGGCCAGGGCGAGGTGGATTCCGCCCGCCCCGGGTCGACCATGCTGAATCACCGCGTCTATGTGATGAACATCGCCATGGACCTGCGCCTGGTCCAGACGACCACGCTCGAAGTGGTCGATGTCGTCTCGTATCAGAAGCAGATCATTGGCCGCGAGATTTCGGCCGGCGTGTTCGACTTCCTGAACGGCAACGTCTTCGACATTTCGGCTGGAACCGGCGGGATGGAGCCAACGCAGTTGGCCGTCCGCGCCCTGGTCGAGCGTGCCACGGTCGAGTTCATGGCCAATCTGTATGGGGCGCCCGGCCCCGAAATCTGCCTCAACCCCGCCAACGATCCGCTTGGCGGTTCAACCGTCGGTCCGACCGGCGGCTATTACCCGGCCTATCCCACGCAGGAGACGAACAATGGCCAGACCCGCGCCGATCCGTCTCGCTGGCATGATGGCCGCGACGGCGACGTTCGCCGCACTCGCCACTGAGGCGAGCGCACAACAGACCCCCGCCTGCGATCCCGCGCTGGGCGAGGCCTGTTTCAGTCGCCAGACCCAGTCCGGCGACGTGACCGGCCAGGTCGATCTGAACCTGACGGTCGATCAGCTGACCGTCAGCACCAGCGCCCAGGGCAATACGCTCGCGGGCGGGGTGACGGCTGCGTCCGCCGGCCTGACGTCACGCCAGACGATGACGGGCTCGGCGCACGCCGGCAGCAATGTCGCCTTGAACGGCGAGGCTGACGGCCAGGTCAGCGTAACGACCCAGGCGCGTGGCAACTATCTCGGCGTCACGACGAACGGCGCGACCTTCGCTGTGGACGCCGAACAGTCGACGACGGGCGATCAGGTTCGCGCGCAAACCGTCGTGCGCGCCCCGACCGGCCGCATGCTGCAAGGCGGGTTCGCCTCCAGCGTCGCGGCCGCCAACACCGTGGCCATGGGCGGCCCCTCGTCGTCCCTGACCGGCGTCATCGACCAGCGCGCCCAGACCACCGTCTTCTCCGAGACTGTCGCGGACGTGCAATACATCCCTGCCCCGGCCGTCTTTGCTTCCCAGTCGGCGGCCAATGTCGTTCAGACCAACACCACCGGCGCCTCGCATCAGGATGTGGCGGTGCGTCAATCCAACGCCCCTTCCACCGTCGAGGCACGCACCGACGTCTATGTCGACAACGCCTGGGATCTGACCGCCAGCGCCAACGCCGGCGCCAACCAGGCGATCATGACCAACGCCGGCGGCTCCATGCTGGTGAACGTGGATCAGTCCAACGCCGGGCGCGTGCGCTCCGACGCCCGCGTCCAGACCAATCTGCAGGGCCAGACCGTGCTGGCGGCCCGCAGCGTCGCCAACGAAACGGTCGCCGGCAACAACGACATCTATCTGAAGCTGGACAACACCCAGTTGAACACCGGCGGCGTCGAGGCGACCGCCACCTATGTCGGCGTCAACGGCTATGACGCCTATGTGGGCGCCGACGCGGTGGGCAATGCGGTGACGGGCTACGGCTGTTCGAAATGCGGCGGCGACGTCAACATCACCAACAATCAGACCAACACCGGCAATGTGACGGCGACCACGAACGCCACGATCGGCGCCGGCCGCACCGCCGTCGTCGGCGCCAACGCCGTGGGCAACACCGCCACCTTCTACATCAGCCGACCGGGCGGTTAGGCCGCCGCTGTCCTGTCGGCGGCCCCGCGGCCGATGAAGGGGCCGATCACCGCCATCGCTCGATCGACATAGATCGCCTTTTCGCCGACCGGCGCGACATAATGGATCGCCTCGCGCGCATCCTGCGCGCTGGCCAGCCGTGCGATCATCCAGGCGGCCAGATACTGCGACGCCAGACACCCGCCCGCCGTGGCGACGTCGCCGTGCGCCATGAACGGGGCGTCGATCACAGTCACGCCCGCCTCAACGACCCAGGGCTTGGTCGTCAGATCGGTGCAGGCGGCAAGGTCGCCGATCAGCCCCAGCCGCGCCAGCAACAGCGTGCCCGAACATTGCGCCCCGACCAGTTGACGGCTGGGGTCCAGCCGGATCGACGCCAGCAAGTCCGCGTCCTGCGCAATCTCGCGCGTCTTGATCCCGCTGCCGATCAGCACGGCGTCGGCGGTGTGCGCGAAACTCATCGGCTGCTGACGCCGGATCGTCACCCCGTTCATGGAGGTGACCTCTTCCGTGGGCGAGGTGATCTGGGCCGACCAGCCCTTGTCCTTCATCCGGTTCAGAATTCCGGCGGCGATGAAGGAGTCGAGTTCATTGAACCCGTCGAAGGTTAGGATCGCGATCTGCATGCCTGCTGTCCCTATGACGCCGCCCGGCGTCGTTTGACGATCGAAGCCGCCAGCTTAGTCGATAAGCCGTCTTTGAGCAGTCAAATTCAAGACCCTGGCGACCCATTCCCAAATGCGCTTGCCGCCTGCCGCGCCCTCCCCTACTCCAGACATCGCCGCGCCATCGGGGGTTGCGGTCATACGGAGTCATTTCATGCGTTCTGCGCGCCGTCTGCTGCTCGTCGCGGCTTCCGGTCTGGCCCTGTCGGCTGGCCTCGTCTCTATCGCAAACGCGCAATCGCAGGCCGCGCCTGTCGCCGCCTCGACCGCGCAGGTCGCGCCGTCGAACCCCTGGGCCCAGGCGACCAGCGACATTCCGGCCGACCCCGCCGTCCGTTACGGCCTGCTGCCCAACGGCATGCGCTACGCCCTGCTGCACAATGCGACGCCGCCCGGCCAGGCGTCGTTCCGCCTGCGTATCGACGCCGGCTCGCTGATGGAGCGCGACGACCAGAAGGGTCTGGCCCACTTCATGGAGCATATGGCCTTCAACGGTACGAAGGACGTGCCCGAGAACGAGATGATGCGCATCCTGGAGCGGCTGGGCCTGGCCTTCGGCGCCGACACCAATGCCTTCACCAGCTTCGACCAGACCGCCTATATGCTGGAGTTGCCGAACACCAAGGACGAAACGGTCGACCCCAGCCTGCACATCCTGCGCGAGATGATGTCGGCGGCCCTGATGGCGCCGGACGCCATCGATTCCGAGCGCGGCGTCATCGTCGGCGAGGAGCGCACCCGCGACACGCCGCAGTTTCGCGTGCTGAAGACTCAGCTAGGCCTGCTGGCGCCCGGCCAGCGCCTGTCTCAACGCCTGCCCATCGGTGACCTGGACATCATCCGCACTGCGCCGCGCCAACAGTTCGTCGACTTCTACGACGCCTATTACCGCCCT
Above is a genomic segment from Candidatus Brevundimonas colombiensis containing:
- a CDS encoding CBS domain-containing protein, with the protein product MFVAEILKTKGNAVFSIAPERTVGEACAALEQRRVGALVVCDGDRVAGVFSERDVVRALAAEGAAALDRPVAEYMTAKVIFAEPKEEMSALMSRMTDRRVRHLPVLEAERLVGVISIGDVVKCQIAEHAQEADSLRSYIAS
- a CDS encoding rhomboid family intramembrane serine protease encodes the protein MFNVPLVALLIAASIPVLYVFQRDLPDMGMSMAFAPADLERGRWSGLLTAMLLHGGWAHAWMNAIGALAFGAPVARLLGNRAGPMVFLLFYVSCGALATLGYGLIHWGSDAPMVGASGAVFGLIGAATRLMGVPRGGGVLALTDRRVVTASLAWMGVNALTGLIGFAPGADGAGIAWEAHAVGFVVGILAIGPLARAFGRRVERAPEKN
- the hfaA gene encoding holdfast anchoring protein HfaA; the protein is MPVKRLFLVTAATALAGLVSIPAVAQSTGSGGASRFQQGYGGARSATAAATTGYTRDANGNRLIVNGIIQSGASSYSSQSGGVASAYAGAGSSNHGGTAIGGSTAIGNQLNVVVQGNRNTVIVNSNQTNTGAVNAGTALNGNINLP
- the hfaB gene encoding holdfast anchoring protein HfaB, with the protein product MSRRHLIKAGAAASAVALLLAGCVSPVAGPSGQYATPIGNAPVTANPTPYSAALYCLADYARRYNLPSPRMAVGRISDYTGTVSSDGGRQITGGASLMANSALAKAGARIVERYDTSVSELELRYANNKLIGDNAPDAQGPEDTQYRRILAGQVPGSDFYVVGGITEVNYNIRSGGIDIGQGEVDSARPGSTMLNHRVYVMNIAMDLRLVQTTTLEVVDVVSYQKQIIGREISAGVFDFLNGNVFDISAGTGGMEPTQLAVRALVERATVEFMANLYGAPGPEICLNPANDPLGGSTVGPTGGYYPAYPTQETNNGQTRADPSRWHDGRDGDVRRTRH
- the hfaD gene encoding holdfast anchor protein HfaD, with protein sequence MARPAPIRLAGMMAATATFAALATEASAQQTPACDPALGEACFSRQTQSGDVTGQVDLNLTVDQLTVSTSAQGNTLAGGVTAASAGLTSRQTMTGSAHAGSNVALNGEADGQVSVTTQARGNYLGVTTNGATFAVDAEQSTTGDQVRAQTVVRAPTGRMLQGGFASSVAAANTVAMGGPSSSLTGVIDQRAQTTVFSETVADVQYIPAPAVFASQSAANVVQTNTTGASHQDVAVRQSNAPSTVEARTDVYVDNAWDLTASANAGANQAIMTNAGGSMLVNVDQSNAGRVRSDARVQTNLQGQTVLAARSVANETVAGNNDIYLKLDNTQLNTGGVEATATYVGVNGYDAYVGADAVGNAVTGYGCSKCGGDVNITNNQTNTGNVTATTNATIGAGRTAVVGANAVGNTATFYISRPGG
- a CDS encoding DJ-1/PfpI family protein translates to MQIAILTFDGFNELDSFIAAGILNRMKDKGWSAQITSPTEEVTSMNGVTIRRQQPMSFAHTADAVLIGSGIKTREIAQDADLLASIRLDPSRQLVGAQCSGTLLLARLGLIGDLAACTDLTTKPWVVEAGVTVIDAPFMAHGDVATAGGCLASQYLAAWMIARLASAQDAREAIHYVAPVGEKAIYVDRAMAVIGPFIGRGAADRTAAA